The genomic region TGCTTCTGACGCGAAAATACATCATCAAACCGACGACACCAGTTCTCAAAGCACTGCGGCATCGCTGCTGGTACTTGATCTTTCACCTTACGTTGCTCCTGTCGAGACTGACGTAAAACGCAACTCCTACCCGCATTCTAGCTCAATTTGCTCCATCTTTCTTACAAAGTCCCACTAATTCGGTAATCAGCTTCGCGAGTTTTTTGTCACCACCAAAAACGATATCGCGTTCTTGGAAATCGGAAGTGAATTGCATTGTCCCGAAAGTGTCGATCCCTGTCGTGCCGATGTAATAGTTGCGACGACCAGACCAGGAGTAATAACCGCAACCTACAGGACCGTGGCTGATGTGGATCATATCTTTGATCGGACCCCAGACCACACCCTTAGAACCTGCGTAGGCACAGCCACGGGTGGTCATAGAACCAGGGACGGACTTGATATTCGATTTAACGCCGCAGTCGGATTTTCCTTCTTCGTAGACGTTGAGGTGTTTTTCCCGTTTTTTCTTGGCTTTATCTGGGTAAACTTCTAGGACTTCTTTAATCAGCGCCTTCTTGTCTACCGTAGTAGTAGCTTGCTCTAAAGTCGTGTTTTCAGGAGGTGTCATATTCTGCCTCTCTTAAGTGTAGGGAGTCGGGGTGAAGAAAGGGTGTAGGGTGTGGGGTGTAGGGAGTCGGGAGTCGGGAGTGGGAGAGTGGGAGTCGGGGAAGAAGATAGTAGTTAAATTCCCCAAGTCTTCCTTGTCCCCCAAGTCTTCCTTGTCCCTTAAGGATTAAACGGCAGCAACTTCTTCCGCAGTCTTGCCAACGAGATGCTCGTATTCTTTGTCGTCGCCAAGGATACCGAATTCGACGAGTAGCTCTTCCAATTCGTCCATCGAAATTGGGGTGGGAATGGTGAGCTTATCGTTTTCTTTGATCTTCTTAGCTAGAGCGCGATACTCGTTGGCTTGGTTGCAATTGGGTGCGTACTCAATTACGGTCATGCGGCGCAGTTCTGCGTGTTGTACAACGTTGTCGCGTGGTACGAAGTGGATCATTTGGGTGTTGAGCCGAGCTGCTAAAGTTTCGATCAGTTCGATTTCTCGGTCAACTTTGCGGCTGTTGCAGATTAAACCGCCCAAACGCACGCCGCCGGAGTGAGCGTACTTGAGAATGCCTCGTGCAATGTTGTTGGCAGCATACATTGCCATCATTTCACCAGAGGTGACGATATAAATTTCTTGTGCCTTACCTTCACGGATTGGCATAGCGAAACCGCCACAAACTACGTCACCTAATACGTCGTAAGAAACAAAGTCGAGGTCTTCGTAGGCTCCGTTTTCTTCTAGGAAGTTGATCGCGGTGATGATGCCACGACCCGCACAACCTACACCTGGTTCTGGACCGCCAGATTCTACGCAACGGACATCTTTGTAACCCGTAAGTAGAACTTCTTCTAGTTCTAGGTCTTCTACTGCACCACGTTCAGCGGCTAGGTGCAGAATGGTGGTTTGGGCTTTGCTGTGCAACATCAAGCGGGTGGAGTCTGCTTTGGGGTCGCAACCTACGATCATGATCCGTTCGCCTAATTCAGCCAAACCTGCGATCGTATTTTGAGAAGTGGTGGATTTACCGATACCGCCTTTACCGTAGAATGCAATCTGTCTAATGTTGTCAGTCATGGTTGTTTCTCCTGAAATTAGTTAGTGGTTGGGGTTGGATGGTGGCGATCGCTCTTGTCAAAGATGCGAGCGCGGTTGGTAAGAACGTCGCTGGTGGCGATCGCTCAACTGCTAAAACGCTAGAAACTGAGAAAGAGAAATCTTGCA from Chroococcidiopsis sp. SAG 2025 harbors:
- the nifH gene encoding nitrogenase iron protein, whose protein sequence is MTDNIRQIAFYGKGGIGKSTTSQNTIAGLAELGERIMIVGCDPKADSTRLMLHSKAQTTILHLAAERGAVEDLELEEVLLTGYKDVRCVESGGPEPGVGCAGRGIITAINFLEENGAYEDLDFVSYDVLGDVVCGGFAMPIREGKAQEIYIVTSGEMMAMYAANNIARGILKYAHSGGVRLGGLICNSRKVDREIELIETLAARLNTQMIHFVPRDNVVQHAELRRMTVIEYAPNCNQANEYRALAKKIKENDKLTIPTPISMDELEELLVEFGILGDDKEYEHLVGKTAEEVAAV